From Nitrobacter sp. NHB1, a single genomic window includes:
- a CDS encoding carbamoyltransferase family protein, whose amino-acid sequence MKNGEIILGIHCGPHDSSAALFRDYDLLAAIQLERLTRKKGDGNTFPDACIDEVLSIAGLTRHDVDAVIMSRMLFEARYCRRVPGIGERLATMMRRSKGKYFRYVIGEIDRMHSHDYAAMFDFDAFRRGYGFRPDTHIGFANHHECHALPTLFYSGWQDALLVTADGGGDKVNYSHRHFSNGEIETIYGGNETDFLLKPVDSLGRAYSAATLALGFRPNRHEGKLTGLAAFGNPVFYDKLASFFDVDESGRVHSRFRGYTHMKRTMASLAKKGRREDVAASIQKVVEDVMLRSVGTLLKRYPSRNLGLAGGLFANVKLNRLLAESFALDEIFVFPAMGDEGLTIGAALLHLLERDGMPAWLQHRRSLGPVLLGRDYTDAIDQSLAANPLVRLVSEDPLNTAADCLAAGEIGAIYTGRMEFGPRALGARSILANPSRRDTHDVLNERLSRTEFMPFAPVVMAEKAAEVFDVTSVNARACDYMTIATDVHEPWRKRIAAVVHVDGSARPQIIHQADNPLYHGILQRFEAKTGLPVLVNTSFNIHEEPIVNTPAECARALTDGRIDFVVTTKGVYQRVA is encoded by the coding sequence ATGAAAAACGGCGAGATAATTCTCGGGATCCACTGCGGACCTCATGATTCTTCAGCTGCGCTGTTTCGCGACTACGATCTTCTTGCAGCCATTCAACTCGAGCGCCTGACCCGAAAAAAGGGCGATGGAAACACCTTTCCGGATGCTTGCATCGACGAAGTGTTATCGATCGCCGGCCTGACAAGACACGACGTCGACGCTGTCATCATGAGCCGCATGCTGTTCGAGGCGCGCTATTGCCGGCGCGTGCCAGGAATCGGCGAACGGCTCGCCACGATGATGCGGCGCTCGAAGGGAAAATACTTTCGTTATGTGATCGGCGAAATCGACCGCATGCATTCCCACGATTACGCCGCGATGTTCGATTTCGACGCATTCAGACGGGGCTACGGTTTTCGTCCTGACACTCATATCGGCTTCGCCAACCACCATGAATGCCACGCCCTGCCGACGCTGTTCTACAGCGGCTGGCAGGATGCGCTGCTGGTAACGGCAGATGGCGGTGGCGACAAGGTCAACTACAGCCATCGCCATTTCTCTAACGGCGAGATCGAGACAATCTACGGAGGCAACGAGACCGACTTCCTTCTGAAACCGGTCGACAGCCTCGGCCGCGCCTACAGCGCAGCCACGCTGGCGCTCGGCTTTCGACCCAATCGTCACGAAGGAAAGCTGACGGGACTGGCCGCATTCGGCAATCCTGTTTTCTACGACAAGCTGGCGTCCTTTTTCGATGTCGACGAGAGCGGCCGGGTTCATTCGCGTTTTCGCGGATACACCCACATGAAGCGCACGATGGCGAGCCTTGCGAAAAAGGGCCGACGCGAAGATGTCGCAGCGTCGATTCAGAAAGTCGTCGAAGACGTCATGCTGCGATCGGTCGGCACGCTGTTGAAGCGATATCCGAGCCGCAATCTCGGGTTGGCCGGCGGGCTGTTCGCAAACGTCAAGCTTAACCGTCTGCTCGCCGAGAGTTTCGCTCTCGATGAGATTTTTGTCTTTCCGGCGATGGGCGATGAAGGACTGACAATTGGCGCGGCGCTGCTTCATCTGCTTGAACGCGACGGCATGCCTGCGTGGCTCCAGCATCGGCGGTCGCTCGGGCCCGTGCTGCTCGGCCGCGACTACACCGATGCGATCGATCAATCGCTCGCCGCCAATCCACTGGTTCGCCTTGTCTCCGAAGATCCACTGAACACAGCCGCCGACTGTCTGGCGGCAGGCGAGATCGGCGCGATCTATACAGGCAGGATGGAGTTCGGGCCTCGCGCCCTCGGCGCACGCTCGATCCTCGCCAACCCGTCGCGCCGGGACACGCACGACGTTCTCAATGAGCGGCTATCACGGACCGAGTTCATGCCGTTCGCGCCTGTGGTGATGGCCGAGAAGGCCGCCGAAGTCTTCGACGTCACCTCCGTCAATGCCCGCGCCTGCGATTACATGACAATCGCCACCGACGTGCACGAGCCTTGGCGCAAGCGCATCGCAGCGGTGGTCCATGTCGACGGCTCGGCACGGCCGCAGATCATCCACCAAGCAGACAACCCGTTGTATCACGGCATTCTGCAACGATTCGAGGCGAAAACCGGCCTACCCGTACTGGTCAATACCAGCTTCAACATTCACGAGGAGCCTATCGTCAACACACCCGCCGAATGCGCACGCGCCCTGACGGACGGCCGCATCGATTTCGTGGTGACGACGAAGGGTGTCTATCAGCGGGTTGCATGA
- a CDS encoding YdcH family protein, with the protein MAIQAHLAELERKHRILESELHDALRHLSTDDLRIAQLKRRKLMLRDEIERLKLCTVETLH; encoded by the coding sequence ATGGCAATTCAGGCGCATCTCGCTGAACTGGAACGGAAACATCGGATCCTGGAAAGCGAATTGCACGATGCCCTCAGGCATCTTTCCACCGACGACCTGAGGATCGCCCAATTGAAGCGCCGTAAACTGATGCTTAGGGACGAGATCGAAAGACTGAAACTCTGCACGGTCGAGACCCTCCACTAA
- a CDS encoding NAD(P)/FAD-dependent oxidoreductase: MDRVECVVVGAGVIGLAIARRLARSGREVIVLEAAEAVGTATSSRNSEVIHAGIYYPAGSLMARTCVSGRHALYAYCREYGIPHRNCGKLIVATTEQEAGKLRSIRAHAEANGVEDMQLLSGGDARALEPALCCVAALLSPSTGIIDSHAFMLALRGDAERDAAAFAFHTPLLHAKTTSHGLEIETGGDTPMTLACDLLINAAGLGAPAVARSIEGMPVDRIPPAYLAKGNYFSCSVRTPFSRLVYPVPEPGGLGVHLTLDLAGQARFGPDVEWIDSPDYDVDPARAARFYPAIRHYWPDLPDDALIPAYSGIRPKIVPPAVAKQDFMIEGAADHGVAGLINLFGIESPGLTSSLAIADHVASLAVR; the protein is encoded by the coding sequence ATGGACAGGGTTGAGTGCGTAGTCGTGGGCGCAGGTGTGATCGGGCTTGCGATCGCGCGGCGACTCGCGCGATCCGGCCGTGAGGTCATCGTTCTCGAGGCTGCGGAAGCCGTCGGAACGGCAACATCGTCGCGCAACAGCGAGGTGATTCACGCCGGCATCTACTATCCCGCCGGCAGCCTGATGGCGCGGACCTGCGTCAGCGGCCGGCACGCACTTTACGCGTATTGCCGCGAATACGGTATTCCACACCGCAATTGCGGCAAGCTGATCGTCGCGACGACGGAGCAGGAGGCCGGCAAATTGCGATCCATCAGGGCGCACGCCGAGGCCAATGGCGTCGAAGACATGCAACTCCTGAGCGGCGGCGACGCCCGCGCGCTCGAACCGGCGCTGTGCTGCGTGGCTGCGCTGCTGTCTCCATCGACGGGCATTATCGACAGCCACGCCTTTATGCTGGCATTGCGCGGTGACGCCGAGCGAGACGCTGCGGCCTTCGCTTTTCATACGCCGCTGTTGCACGCCAAGACGACATCGCACGGTCTGGAAATCGAAACCGGCGGCGACACGCCGATGACGCTCGCTTGCGATCTGCTGATCAATGCCGCCGGCCTTGGCGCTCCGGCAGTGGCGCGCAGCATCGAAGGCATGCCCGTAGACCGGATTCCACCGGCTTACCTCGCCAAGGGAAACTATTTCAGTTGCAGCGTCCGCACGCCGTTTTCGCGCCTGGTCTATCCGGTGCCGGAGCCCGGCGGCCTTGGCGTGCATCTCACGCTGGATCTCGCTGGGCAGGCCCGCTTCGGTCCCGACGTGGAATGGATCGACAGCCCGGACTATGACGTCGATCCGGCGCGGGCAGCGCGGTTTTACCCGGCGATCCGGCACTATTGGCCCGACCTGCCCGACGACGCCCTGATCCCGGCCTATTCCGGAATCCGGCCCAAGATCGTTCCGCCGGCCGTCGCGAAACAGGATTTCATGATCGAGGGGGCCGCCGACCACGGCGTGGCGGGGCTGATCAATCTGTTCGGAATTGAATCGCCCGGCCTGACGTCGTCACTTGCGATCGCGGACCATGTCGCCTCGCTGGCCGTGAGGTAG
- the purE gene encoding 5-(carboxyamino)imidazole ribonucleotide mutase — protein MTAAVAIIMGSQSDWETMRHAAETLAALGVTNETRIVSAHRTPERLFAFARGANAEGFKVIIAGAGGAAHLPGMTASLTELPVLGVPIESKALAGLDSLYSIVQMPAGVPVGTLAIGKAGAINAALLAASVLALNDPALAGRLKAWRKQQTDAVSERPEGSA, from the coding sequence ATGACCGCCGCCGTCGCCATCATCATGGGAAGCCAGTCGGACTGGGAGACCATGCGTCACGCCGCGGAAACGCTGGCCGCGCTTGGCGTGACGAACGAGACGCGAATCGTGTCCGCGCACCGGACACCTGAGAGGCTGTTCGCATTCGCCAGGGGCGCCAACGCCGAGGGTTTCAAGGTCATCATCGCGGGCGCGGGCGGCGCCGCGCACCTGCCCGGCATGACCGCGTCGCTGACGGAGCTTCCGGTGCTTGGCGTACCCATCGAATCCAAAGCGCTTGCCGGGCTCGACTCGCTGTATTCGATCGTTCAGATGCCGGCCGGCGTTCCGGTGGGAACGCTCGCGATCGGCAAGGCCGGTGCCATCAATGCGGCGCTGCTGGCGGCAAGCGTGCTCGCCCTCAACGACCCGGCGCTCGCCGGCCGCCTCAAAGCATGGCGCAAACAGCAGACGGATGCGGTAAGCGAACGCCCGGAGGGATCGGCGTGA
- a CDS encoding ABC transporter ATP-binding protein — translation MTDEARHSPDAAGLTGTALLRVDAVVKRFGEFTAVDRLSLDIKAGEFFALLGPSGCGKTTLLRMLAGFETPDVGRILLDGRDIAGVPPHQRPVNMMFQNYALFPHLSVRDNIAFGLKRAGLPRAEIASRVAEMVALVKLEDMEKRKPDQLSGGQRQRVALARALARRPRLLLLDEPLAALDKKLRENTQAELMRLQRQLGMTFIIVTHDQEEAMMMADRIGVMNAGRLEQVAAPRQLYEAPNSRWVAGFVGGINIIEGKVESRDAGRVTIATQSAGRVTAAADLQTLTTDQVCVAIRPEKVRLSRREGAPDAGQAAEINRLEGVVAGISYLGGQTRYQVRLDCGALLCASVANTARLNLDAYATMQRVVAWFAPDDCVVLDR, via the coding sequence ATGACTGACGAGGCGAGACATAGCCCCGATGCGGCCGGGCTGACCGGCACGGCGCTGTTGCGGGTCGATGCGGTCGTCAAGCGCTTCGGCGAATTTACCGCGGTTGACCGGCTGTCGCTCGATATCAAAGCAGGGGAGTTTTTCGCGCTGCTGGGGCCGAGCGGCTGCGGCAAGACCACGCTGTTGCGGATGCTGGCCGGATTCGAGACGCCGGACGTCGGGCGAATCCTGCTCGATGGCCGGGACATCGCCGGCGTTCCGCCGCATCAGCGTCCCGTCAACATGATGTTCCAGAACTATGCGCTGTTTCCCCATCTCAGCGTGCGCGACAACATCGCGTTCGGGCTGAAGCGCGCGGGCCTGCCGCGTGCGGAAATCGCGAGCCGCGTTGCGGAAATGGTCGCGCTGGTGAAGCTCGAGGACATGGAAAAGCGCAAGCCCGACCAGCTTTCGGGCGGCCAGAGGCAGCGCGTGGCATTGGCGCGCGCGCTGGCGCGGCGTCCGCGGTTGCTGCTGCTCGACGAGCCGCTCGCGGCGCTCGACAAGAAGCTGCGAGAGAATACTCAAGCCGAACTGATGCGGCTGCAGCGCCAGCTCGGCATGACCTTCATCATCGTCACCCACGATCAGGAGGAAGCGATGATGATGGCGGATCGCATCGGGGTCATGAACGCGGGGCGTCTGGAACAGGTGGCGGCGCCGCGGCAGCTCTATGAGGCGCCGAATTCGCGCTGGGTCGCTGGGTTCGTCGGCGGCATCAACATCATCGAGGGCAAGGTCGAATCGCGCGATGCCGGCCGCGTGACGATCGCGACGCAGTCAGCCGGCCGCGTGACCGCTGCGGCGGACTTGCAGACGTTGACGACAGACCAGGTCTGCGTTGCGATCCGTCCGGAGAAGGTTCGCTTGTCGCGGCGCGAGGGGGCACCGGATGCGGGCCAAGCTGCGGAGATCAACCGCCTCGAAGGCGTCGTCGCCGGCATCAGCTATCTCGGCGGTCAGACCCGCTATCAGGTCAGGCTCGACTGCGGCGCGCTGCTATGCGCCTCGGTCGCCAACACGGCTCGGCTCAACCTCGATGCCTACGCCACCATGCAGCGCGTGGTGGCGTGGTTCGCGCCGGACGATTGCGTGGTGCTCGACCGATGA
- a CDS encoding GGDEF domain-containing protein, translating to MKKTPKAPTATAVKRKASRRKVAPAARLAALAPKQTVQRDVAADARATIRRLKSQLAAAQERIADLESSADTDFLLDVLNRRGFERELHRSVAYIRRYHASGALFVLDVDRLKPINDAFGHAAGDAVLKAVVAVLSRHVRSSDLIGRLGGDEFALLLWNLSETDAKAKASALEEAIDRLTLTFRGRAITAGASIGVAILGPHADAGTALEQADCAMYVRKAQRRSD from the coding sequence ATGAAAAAGACACCGAAAGCGCCCACCGCTACGGCCGTGAAACGCAAGGCGAGCCGCCGCAAGGTTGCGCCTGCCGCGCGGCTGGCCGCGCTCGCGCCCAAGCAAACGGTACAGCGTGACGTTGCGGCGGACGCCCGAGCCACGATTCGCCGCCTCAAATCCCAACTTGCGGCGGCGCAGGAGCGGATCGCGGATCTTGAGTCATCCGCGGATACCGATTTTCTTCTGGACGTTCTCAATCGCCGCGGCTTCGAACGCGAGCTTCACCGCTCGGTCGCCTATATCCGGCGCTATCATGCGAGCGGTGCGTTGTTCGTGCTCGACGTCGATCGCCTGAAGCCCATCAACGATGCTTTCGGTCATGCGGCTGGAGATGCGGTGCTGAAGGCGGTAGTCGCGGTGCTGTCTCGACACGTGCGATCCTCCGACCTGATCGGGCGGCTCGGCGGCGACGAGTTCGCGCTGCTCTTGTGGAATCTCAGCGAGACCGACGCCAAAGCCAAGGCGTCGGCGCTCGAAGAAGCCATCGACCGGCTGACATTGACTTTCCGCGGACGGGCGATCACGGCCGGCGCATCGATCGGAGTCGCCATCCTCGGACCGCACGCCGACGCCGGCACGGCGCTGGAGCAGGCCGACTGCGCGATGTACGTCCGCAAGGCGCAACGGCGGAGCGATTGA
- a CDS encoding 5-(carboxyamino)imidazole ribonucleotide synthase, translating to MSDSRRVTLQPGDTIGILGGGQLGRMLALAAARLGLKCQVFSPDPDSPAFDVVQNATCAEYADVEALELFAADVDVVTYEFENVPAATAMVLAARRPVLPDHRILETVQDRLVEKNFVTGLGIGTAAYTDVASASALREAIEIIGLPAVIKTRRFGYDGKGQAVIRAGDDPDQVWDDLGTKAAILEAFVPFEREISVIAARGGDGSVECFDVTENEHRDHILKYSRVPAAIPDALAAQARDIAEKIATALDYIGVLAVEMFVVPGAGGPTLLVNEIAPRVHNSGHWTLDGDSISQFEQHIRAIAGWPLGKPVRHGSAVMTNLIGDDILDYGKWLIVPGAAVHFYGKGAPRPGRKMGHVTEVKQSK from the coding sequence GTGAGCGATTCTCGGCGGGTGACGCTTCAGCCGGGCGACACCATCGGAATTCTCGGCGGCGGGCAACTCGGCCGGATGCTGGCGTTGGCGGCGGCGCGCCTTGGCCTCAAGTGCCAGGTGTTCTCGCCGGATCCGGACTCGCCGGCGTTCGACGTGGTGCAGAACGCCACCTGCGCCGAATACGCCGACGTCGAGGCGCTGGAGTTGTTCGCGGCCGACGTCGACGTCGTCACCTATGAATTCGAGAATGTCCCGGCAGCGACCGCGATGGTGCTCGCCGCGCGCCGGCCGGTGCTACCCGACCATCGCATACTGGAGACGGTGCAGGACCGCCTGGTTGAGAAGAACTTCGTCACCGGGCTCGGTATCGGCACCGCGGCCTATACCGACGTGGCGTCGGCGTCGGCGTTGCGCGAGGCGATCGAAATCATCGGCCTGCCGGCGGTGATCAAGACCCGCCGCTTCGGCTACGACGGCAAGGGTCAGGCCGTCATTCGCGCGGGCGACGATCCCGATCAGGTGTGGGACGATCTCGGCACCAAGGCGGCGATCCTGGAAGCCTTCGTGCCATTCGAGCGCGAGATTTCCGTTATCGCCGCGCGCGGCGGCGATGGCAGCGTCGAATGCTTCGACGTGACCGAGAACGAGCATCGCGATCACATCCTGAAATATTCGCGCGTACCGGCCGCGATTCCCGATGCGCTCGCCGCGCAGGCGCGCGACATTGCGGAAAAGATCGCGACCGCGCTCGACTATATCGGCGTGCTGGCCGTCGAGATGTTCGTGGTGCCGGGCGCCGGAGGGCCGACGCTGCTCGTCAACGAGATCGCGCCGCGGGTCCACAACTCCGGGCACTGGACGCTCGACGGCGACTCGATCTCGCAATTCGAGCAGCACATCCGCGCGATCGCCGGCTGGCCGCTCGGCAAGCCGGTCCGGCACGGCAGCGCCGTCATGACAAACCTGATCGGCGACGACATCCTCGACTACGGGAAGTGGCTCATCGTGCCGGGCGCAGCCGTGCATTTCTACGGCAAGGGCGCGCCGCGCCCCGGCCGCAAGATGGGCCATGTTACGGAAGTCAAACAGTCCAAATGA
- a CDS encoding YdcH family protein, producing MADEEERELGAELARLQQEHRDLDAAIDALHQSPAPDLLRLQRLKKRKLQLRDRIAFIEDQITPDIIA from the coding sequence ATGGCCGACGAAGAAGAGCGCGAACTCGGAGCTGAACTCGCCCGGCTGCAACAGGAACACCGCGACCTCGACGCCGCCATCGATGCCCTGCACCAATCGCCCGCGCCCGATTTGCTGCGACTACAGCGGTTGAAGAAACGCAAACTGCAACTGCGCGACCGCATCGCCTTCATCGAAGACCAGATCACGCCGGATATCATTGCCTGA
- a CDS encoding EAL domain-containing protein, protein MTGKDWQAGGKRVAAAVGLVYAAVAAAPADAWAAAIGLSPDSPVVGADAGIWEIFTAGFIAVSLLAAAVIWVTSVLRKARRSLSRHAFVNSALNNLNQGVVMTDSRQRIIFCNDRYLEIYRLLRSDIRPGMTDPELRDLRRARGMPDACGDEPYRLSNAREGLFTELPDGRLIAVKRFTLPNGGSVATHEDCSEQRKLAGQLATTKQFLESVIDNVPVCIAAKSIEDGRYILVNRAFERFSRLSRDFIVGRRADEIFQPQTAANIAAMDQVALASPESHYYSEMVFERGPEKRTLANNKVVARNEAGQPVFLIALFDDVTERKSLSRELENAKKFLETVVDNIPVSLIVQCASDGHYLLANRRAETILNRRREDAIGLTASDIFGPRDAKLIVARDETAVGKGGLLTEEHPISTGAGLRLFLTRRVTVSGDDGEPQYLIKTHEDVTDRRQTESRMAHMAYHDGLTDLPNRTAFLKALSQMIEACEGTNEEFAVLSVDLDGLKDINDVFGHAVGDSLLIEVARRIQNATHGGLVARLGGDEFGVIIDGKQPAAGQALAEQIVEAMVPEFPIEGKSIRTGLTTGISLFPRDGTDPASLLANAGVALFRAKAKSRGSISIFEPEMDRQIRDRRVLHQDLSNAIRNGELSLHYQPQARTGRKLVDGDVTGFEALARWSHPTRGFVPPGDFIPLAEESGLIVAMGEWILREACREAASWPNPKQIAVNLSPVQFVHGDLVGLVHSILLETGLNPGRLELEITEGVLIDDFERSLALLRRLKALGVRISMDDFGSGYSSLSYFQAFPFDKIKIDRAFVMYLGCNPQSAAIVRAVIGLGHGLDVSIVAEGVETQEQLGFLADAGCDAVQGFLIGKPEPIAHYAALVGRSPPIPEAIRRKAG, encoded by the coding sequence ATGACTGGCAAGGATTGGCAGGCGGGCGGCAAGAGGGTCGCTGCTGCGGTGGGGCTCGTATACGCCGCTGTCGCTGCGGCGCCCGCGGACGCGTGGGCCGCGGCCATCGGCTTGTCGCCGGACAGTCCTGTCGTCGGGGCCGATGCCGGCATCTGGGAAATTTTCACTGCCGGCTTTATTGCCGTTTCCTTGCTGGCGGCGGCCGTCATCTGGGTGACGTCCGTGCTGCGCAAGGCCAGGCGCTCTCTAAGCAGACACGCATTCGTCAATTCTGCGCTGAACAATCTCAACCAGGGCGTGGTGATGACGGATTCGCGTCAGCGGATCATCTTCTGCAACGACCGCTATCTCGAAATCTACCGGTTGCTTCGATCGGATATCCGGCCGGGCATGACGGACCCCGAACTTCGCGATCTGCGGCGCGCGCGCGGTATGCCCGACGCCTGCGGCGACGAGCCCTATCGATTGTCTAATGCTCGCGAGGGCCTGTTCACCGAACTGCCTGACGGGCGTTTGATCGCAGTGAAGCGATTTACGCTGCCGAACGGCGGTTCGGTCGCGACGCACGAGGATTGCAGCGAGCAGCGCAAGCTTGCCGGGCAACTGGCGACTACCAAGCAGTTTTTGGAATCGGTTATCGACAACGTCCCGGTGTGTATTGCCGCCAAGAGTATCGAAGACGGCCGCTACATTCTGGTCAACCGCGCCTTCGAGCGTTTCTCCCGCTTGTCGCGCGATTTCATCGTCGGCAGGCGCGCCGATGAAATCTTCCAACCCCAGACGGCCGCCAATATCGCTGCGATGGATCAGGTCGCGCTGGCCTCGCCCGAGAGCCATTATTACAGCGAAATGGTATTTGAGCGGGGCCCGGAGAAGCGCACGCTAGCCAATAACAAGGTGGTTGCCCGCAACGAGGCCGGCCAGCCGGTGTTTCTGATCGCCCTGTTCGACGATGTGACCGAGCGCAAGTCGTTGTCGCGCGAGTTGGAGAACGCCAAGAAGTTCCTCGAAACCGTCGTCGACAACATTCCGGTATCGCTGATCGTCCAGTGCGCCAGCGATGGCCATTACCTGCTCGCCAATCGCCGCGCCGAGACGATTCTCAATCGCCGCCGCGAGGATGCAATCGGGCTGACCGCATCCGATATCTTCGGTCCGCGCGATGCGAAGCTGATCGTCGCCCGCGACGAAACGGCGGTTGGGAAGGGTGGCCTCTTGACCGAAGAGCACCCGATCAGCACCGGCGCAGGGTTGCGGCTGTTCCTGACCCGCCGCGTTACGGTGTCCGGCGATGACGGCGAACCGCAGTATCTGATCAAGACGCACGAGGATGTGACCGATCGTCGCCAGACCGAGTCGCGCATGGCGCACATGGCCTATCACGACGGGCTGACCGACCTGCCGAACCGCACCGCGTTCCTGAAAGCGCTGTCGCAGATGATCGAGGCGTGTGAGGGCACAAACGAAGAGTTCGCGGTGCTGTCGGTCGATCTTGACGGCCTCAAGGACATCAACGACGTATTCGGCCACGCGGTCGGCGACAGCCTGCTGATCGAGGTGGCGCGGCGCATTCAGAACGCGACGCATGGCGGCCTCGTCGCCCGGCTCGGCGGCGACGAATTCGGTGTGATCATCGATGGCAAGCAGCCTGCCGCTGGTCAGGCGCTCGCCGAACAGATCGTCGAGGCAATGGTTCCGGAATTTCCGATCGAGGGAAAGTCGATCCGAACAGGCCTTACCACCGGCATTTCGCTGTTCCCGCGCGACGGAACCGATCCCGCATCGCTGCTCGCCAATGCCGGCGTTGCATTATTCCGCGCCAAGGCGAAATCGCGCGGCTCCATCAGCATTTTCGAGCCGGAGATGGACCGGCAGATTCGGGATCGCCGCGTGCTGCACCAGGATCTGTCAAACGCCATCCGGAACGGCGAACTGTCGCTGCACTATCAGCCGCAGGCGCGCACGGGCCGCAAGCTCGTTGATGGCGATGTGACCGGCTTCGAGGCGCTGGCGCGATGGAGTCACCCGACCCGCGGCTTCGTTCCGCCCGGCGATTTCATTCCGCTCGCCGAGGAGAGCGGCCTGATCGTGGCAATGGGCGAGTGGATTCTGCGCGAGGCGTGCCGGGAGGCGGCATCCTGGCCGAACCCGAAGCAGATCGCGGTCAACCTGTCGCCGGTGCAGTTCGTTCACGGCGATCTGGTCGGTCTCGTGCATTCGATTCTGCTGGAAACCGGCCTCAATCCAGGCCGGCTCGAACTTGAGATCACCGAAGGCGTGCTGATCGATGACTTTGAGCGCAGCCTGGCGCTGCTGCGGCGGCTGAAAGCGCTGGGCGTTCGCATCTCGATGGACGATTTCGGCAGCGGCTATTCTTCGCTCAGCTACTTCCAGGCGTTCCCGTTCGACAAGATCAAGATCGACCGTGCGTTTGTCATGTACCTCGGGTGCAATCCGCAGTCCGCGGCGATCGTGCGGGCGGTGATCGGCCTCGGTCACGGCCTCGACGTCTCGATCGTCGCGGAAGGCGTCGAGACGCAGGAGCAGCTCGGCTTCCTCGCCGATGCGGGCTGCGACGCGGTACAAGGCTTTTTGATCGGCAAGCCGGAGCCGATCGCGCATTACGCCGCCCTGGTCGGGCGTTCGCCCCCCATTCCCGAAGCAATCCGCCGCAAGGCCGGCTGA
- a CDS encoding ABC transporter permease yields MSGRRLFSVPARRAAVAPFLWMLLFFLLPFGFVLKISLSHTAIAQPPYLPVFDPAQGMAAIKAAFAALSLENFKLLASDHLYILSYLRSVVVALISTAILLAVGYPVAYGMSRLPVRWQPLAMILVIVPFWTSFLIRVYAWINILQHDGLLNKVLLALHLVSAPVVWLSTDTAMYIGIVYSYLPFMILPLYATLAKIDSALLEAAADLGSSQLTTFWLVTFPLSLPGVGAGALLCFIPIVGEFVIPDLLAGSDSPMIGQTLWLEFFTNRDWPVASAIAIVLLVLLLAPLLVYERLQRRQMEGGR; encoded by the coding sequence ATGAGCGGGCGGCGTCTTTTCTCGGTTCCGGCCCGCAGGGCGGCGGTCGCGCCGTTTCTGTGGATGCTGCTGTTCTTCCTGCTGCCGTTCGGCTTCGTGCTCAAGATCAGCCTGTCCCACACGGCCATTGCGCAGCCGCCCTATCTGCCGGTGTTCGATCCGGCCCAGGGCATGGCCGCCATCAAGGCGGCCTTCGCGGCGCTGTCGCTCGAGAATTTCAAACTGCTCGCGTCGGATCATCTCTACATCCTGTCCTACCTGCGAAGCGTTGTGGTCGCGTTGATATCGACGGCGATCCTGCTCGCGGTCGGCTATCCCGTCGCCTACGGCATGTCGCGACTGCCAGTGCGGTGGCAACCGCTCGCGATGATTTTGGTGATCGTGCCGTTCTGGACCTCGTTTTTGATCCGCGTCTATGCGTGGATCAACATTCTCCAGCACGACGGTCTTCTAAACAAGGTGCTGCTGGCGCTGCATCTGGTGTCGGCGCCGGTGGTGTGGCTGTCCACCGACACCGCGATGTATATCGGCATCGTCTATTCCTATCTGCCGTTCATGATCCTGCCGCTCTATGCGACGCTGGCCAAAATAGATTCCGCACTGCTGGAGGCCGCCGCCGATCTCGGCAGCTCGCAGCTGACGACGTTCTGGCTGGTGACGTTTCCACTGTCGCTGCCGGGGGTCGGTGCGGGCGCACTTTTGTGCTTCATCCCCATCGTTGGCGAGTTTGTTATTCCGGATCTGCTGGCGGGATCGGATTCGCCGATGATCGGGCAAACCTTGTGGCTGGAATTCTTCACCAACCGCGATTGGCCGGTGGCGTCGGCGATCGCCATCGTGCTGCTGGTGCTGCTGCTGGCGCCGCTTCTGGTCTACGAGCGGCTGCAACGCCGCCAGATGGAGGGAGGGCGGTGA